Proteins from a single region of Anastrepha ludens isolate Willacy chromosome 5, idAnaLude1.1, whole genome shotgun sequence:
- the LOC128865227 gene encoding calcium load-activated calcium channel — protein sequence MWSDTVLIVFISICTALLGEGLTWVLVYRTEKYQKLKGEVEKQSKKLERRKEIHGESLDKSQKKKIERDEEKLKNNNRDLSLVKMKSMFATGFAFTALLSMFNSIFDGRVVAQLPFTPISWIQGLSHRNLSGDDYTDCSFIFLYILCTMSIRQNIQKLLGFAPSRAASKQGGGLFGPTPGQFK from the exons ATGTGGAGTGACACGGTCTTGATTGTATTTATATCCATCTGTACAGCACTTTTGGGAGAAG GTCTCACCTGGGTGTTGGTATATAGGACTGAAAAGTACCAAAAGCTAAAAGGAGAAGTGGAGAAACAGAgcaaaaaat taGAAAGACGAAAGGAAATCCATGGAGAATCTCTTGATAAATCCCAGAAAAAGAAGATTGAGCGCGatgaagagaaattaaaaaacaacaacagagaCCTATCGTTGGTTAAAATGAAGTCTATGTTTGCAACAGGTTTTGCGTTCACTGCACTTCTCAGCATGTTTAATAGCAT ATTCGATGGCCGCGTGGTAGCACAATTACCGTTCACACCCATTTCTTGGATACAAGGTTTGAGCCATAGGAACCTATCAGGCGATGATTATACCGATTGTTCCTTCATCTTCCTTTACATTCTTTGTACTATGTCCATAAGGCAGAATATTCAAAAGTTGTTGGGATTCGCACCTTCAAGAGCAGCAAGCAAACAGGGTGGCGGATTGTTTGGTCCGACTCCGGGACAGTTCAAatga
- the LOC128862690 gene encoding probable 26S proteasome non-ATPase regulatory subunit 3 — MTNSAETAGQDVEMEVEPSGENSGDMKKDQGVSTIIEVREQIRQIERAVASKESRFILRVLRSLPNTRRKLSAVIFRNLIQSIYPAGAEREATLSLIPNTPVGVIETEVPRSRSASKLPIAEVDAYFYLLLLVKLIDEGDIKRAVICSESLMKKIAAQNRRTLDLIGAKSYFYYSRVNELNNCLETIRGFLHARLRTATLRNDFEGQAVLINCLLRNYLHYSLYDQADKLVKKSVFPVSASNNEWARFLYYLGRIKAAKLEYSDAHKHLVQALRKAPQNAAVGFRQTVQKLIIVVELLLGNIPERQIFRQAALRKSLAPYFQLTQAVRLGNLKRFGEVVENYGPKFQQDHTYTLIIRLRHNVIKTAIRSIGLSYSRISPNDIAKRLMLDSAEDAEFIVSKAIRDGVIEATLDPEHNYMRSKESTDIYSTREPQLAFHERITFCLDLHNQSVKAMRYPPKSYGKDLESAEERREREQQDLELAKEMAEDDEDGF, encoded by the exons atgacTAATAGCGCGGAAACTGCAGGACAGGATGTTGAAATGGAGGTTGAGCCCTCTGGGGAAAATTCTGGAGATATGAAGAAAGATCAAGGCGTCTCAACTATCATAGAAGTGCGTGAGCAAATACGCCAAATCGAAAGAGCCGTAGCTTCAAAAGAATCTCG GTTCATTTTGAGAGTCCTTCGGTCTCTCCCAAACACACGTCGAAAACTTAGTGCTGTTATTTTCCGTAACCTTATTCAATCTATATATCCAGCCGGTGCTGAACGTGAAGCTACTCTTAGTCTGATACCAAATACCCCAGTAGGGGTTATAGAAACTGAGGTCCCACGAAGCCGGTCCGCTTCAAAGCTTCCAATTGCTGAGGTagatgcatatttttatttgctgttgCTAGTGAAATTAATCGATGAGGGAGATATTAAGCGTGCAGTTATCTGTTCTGAGTcccttatgaaaaaaattgcagcgcAAAATCGTCGCACATTAGATTTGATCGGagcaaaatcatatttttactaTTCTCGTGTAAATGAACTTAATAATTGCCTTGAAACTATAAGAGGATTTCTACATGCTCGCCTACGTACAGCTACTCTGAGAAATGACTTCGAAGGACAAGCCGTTCTTATCAATTGCTTGCTTCGAAATTACTTACACTATTCACTTTACGATCAAGCTGATAAGCTGGTAAAGAAATCGGTATTCCCGGTTTCTGCAAGTAACAACGAGTGGGCaagatttttgtattatttgggACGCATAAAAGCAGCAAAGTTGGAATACAGCGATGCACATAAACATTTGGTACAGGCGTTACGAAAAGCTCCGCAAAATGCAGCCGTTGGATTTAGACAAAccgtacaaaaattaattatagtTGTTGAGTTGCTATTAGGAAATATACCTGAGCGACAAATTTTTAGACAAGCGGCGCTCCGAAAGTCACTTGCTCCATATTTCCAACTTACTCAAGCTGTGCGTTTGGGTAATCTAAAGAGATTTGGAGAAGTAGTAGAGAACTATGGACCGAAATTTCAGCAAGATCACACGTACACTCTTATAATTCGTCTTAGACATAATGTTATAAAAACAGCGATACGTTCTATCGGACTTTCCTATTCCCGTATATCTCCAAATGATATTGCGAAACGTCTAATGTTAGATTCAGCTGAAGACGCAGAATTTATTGTATCTAAAGCCATACGGGATGGAGTTATTGAAGCTACGCTTGATCCCGAACATAATTATATGCGGAGCAAAGAAAGTACTGATATATACAGCACACGCGAACCTCAATTGGCATTTCATgaacgtattacattttgtctTGATTTGCACAATCAAAGTGTAAAAGCGATGCGTTATCCTCCAAAATCCTATGGTAAGGATCTTGAAAGTGCTGAAGAGCGTCGGGAGCGTGAACAGCAAGATTTAGAATTGGCTAAAGAAATGGCCGAGGATGACGAAGATgggttttaa
- the LOC128865226 gene encoding FAD-dependent oxidoreductase domain-containing protein 1 gives MKSLSFSRFLNSRNCYRPTLIRSFSDNNDNRTEHPHPIQRTFKLLRNDMRKIKKFLTPSIKQHEEVEEEKTHVGIPDENEFQTHCDVLVIGGGGVGASIAYWLKKKARDGLNVVVIERDYPLLNNKACLTLPVGGLHQQFLLPENIEMALYAAEFMRNSKEKLGVDVNFDPQGFLTLASEENAETLKRMSQIQNEFGARTDVLTPERLKVKYPWLNVEDVALGCQGLEKHGWFDANNLLFGLRSRASEYGAHFIKAELIDFEFQSDTDVVVESGTTVNTYRALDKAIVKTPNGDTRTIKFAICVLAAGSNSEQIARLAKIGTGPGILKVPLPIQRRNCCSHILSTDAINTPGLGTPCIVDLNGLYFRREGLTGNYIAGLTNCTDSNNENVPEQNHFENNVLQHLMHRMKTFKKPQVIETWESFYEYNVFDENGILGPHSYYNNLYIATGFSALGLQQSPAVGRAISELIIDGQFRTIDLTRFGFDRIILDQPIFEYAFM, from the exons ATGAAGAGTCTATCATTCAGCCGCTTTTTAAATTCAAGAAACTGCTATCGGCCGACGCTTATAAGGTCTTTTAGCGATAATAACGATAATAGAACAGAACATCCTCATCCAATTCAGCGCACATTTAAACTTCTCCGGAACGATATgcgtaaaatcaaaaaatttttgactCCCTCAATTAAACAACATGAGGAGGTTGAGGAGGAAAAAACGCATGTGGGAATTCCTGATGAAAATGAGTTCCAGACACATTGTGATGTTCTAGTAATTGGGGGAGGAGGTGTTGGAGCTTCTATAGCGtactggttaaaaaaaaaagcccGCGATGGActaaatgttgttgttattgaacGTGACTATCCT CTTTTAAATAACAAGGCTTGTTTAACGCTACCTGTGGGTGGCTTGCATCAGCAGTTTCTTTTgcctgaaaatattgaaatggctCTTTACGCAGCAGAGTTTATGAGGAATTCAAAAGAGAAGTTGGGCGTTGATGTAAACTTTGACCCACAAGGATTTCTTACCTTGGCTTCTGAGGAAAACGCGGAAACTCTAAAAAGAATGTCGCAGATACAAAATGAATTTGGGGCTCGGACTGATGTTCTAACCCCAGAGCGTCTCAAAGTAAAATATCCCTGGCTAAACGTGGAAGATGTAGCCCTTG gGTGTCAAGGACTCGAAAAACATGGTTGGTTTGATGCAAACAATTTGTTATTTGGCTTAAGAAGTAGAGCCAGCGAATATGGTGCACATTTTATAAAAGCGGAATTAAtagattttgaatttcaaagtgACACAGATGTTGTTGTGGAAAGTGGAACCACAGTAAATACGTACCGAGCTTTGGATAAAGCAATAGTAAAAACTCCCAATGGCGATACGCGCACTATAAAATTTGCGATTTGCGTACTTGCTGCTGGATCTAATTCCGAGCAAATTGCTCGATTGGCTAAAATTGGCACAGGTCCTGGCATTTTAAAAGTTCCACTACCAATTCAACGCCGCAACTGTTGTAGTCATATTTTAAGTACTGATGCCATTAACACACCAGGTCTGGGAACCCCATGTATAGTTGATTTGAATGGTTTATATTTTCGAAGAGAAGGATTAACTGGTAACTATATTGCCGGACTTACCAATTGCACAGattcaaataatgaaaatgtacctgaacaaaaccattttgaaaacaATGTTCTGCAACATTTAATGCATAGAATGAAAACATTTAAGAAGCCACAGGTCATCGAAACTTGGGAAAGTTTTTATGAATACAacgtttttgatgaaaatggtATTCTCGGGCCACATTCTTATTACAATAATCTTTACATTGCGACTGGATTTTCTGCTCTAGGCCTACAGCAATCGCCTGCAGTAGGAAGAGCTATTTCTGAACTAATAATAGACGGACAGTTTCGAACAATAGATTTAACGAGGTTTGGTTTTGATAGAATCATTCTAGATCAACCGATATTCGAATATGCCTTTATGTAA